In one window of Aerosakkonema funiforme FACHB-1375 DNA:
- a CDS encoding DUF4351 domain-containing protein — MIQPITLQENQAAIEARNLLARSQQELPSETSRAILEMVTTIMVYKFTQLSRAEVEAMLGISLQQTRVYQEAREDEAKLLILRQLTRRVGEVPESVRVQIDPLSITQLESLAEALLDFSNLSDLDAWLAQQGA, encoded by the coding sequence TTGATTCAACCAATAACGCTTCAAGAAAATCAAGCAGCGATAGAAGCTCGAAATTTGTTGGCGCGATCGCAACAGGAATTACCATCAGAAACAAGTCGTGCCATCCTAGAGATGGTAACGACAATTATGGTGTATAAGTTTACTCAGTTGAGCCGAGCGGAGGTAGAAGCGATGTTGGGAATTAGCTTACAGCAAACACGGGTGTATCAGGAGGCTAGAGAAGATGAGGCGAAATTGTTGATCTTGCGCCAACTTACTCGACGAGTGGGAGAAGTGCCTGAGTCAGTCAGAGTACAAATTGATCCCCTATCCATTACCCAACTGGAATCATTGGCAGAGGCATTACTGGATTTCTCTAATCTGTCTGATTTAGACGCATGGTTGGCCCAACAGGGAGCGTAG
- a CDS encoding DUF6615 family protein gives MRHTSEVYSRTFSKPEEGLNGADWEWWFTGSSRKWIGFRVQAKVIDMKTNSFKHLHYQKDKYSPFQCDTLIQNALQKPPARIPLYCLYSNWNTFQQLPWKCATYYPVEESYGCSILSAFAVRYLRSIKGRKATHFRNLLSYVSPWHCLVCCRGYGKGDLPSRVFRYWREFILEVEEAIFEELTPSVRRELNGELDGYRQIYNEIELTEEPPSYVRSLLNNELEEQPDPNLRTLTIFKERGEPV, from the coding sequence ATCCGACACACATCAGAGGTTTATAGCCGAACATTCAGCAAACCTGAAGAAGGTTTAAACGGTGCTGATTGGGAGTGGTGGTTCACAGGCTCTAGCAGAAAATGGATTGGTTTTAGAGTACAAGCTAAAGTCATAGATATGAAAACAAACTCTTTCAAACATCTTCATTACCAGAAAGATAAATATTCACCGTTTCAATGTGACACTCTTATCCAGAACGCATTACAAAAGCCGCCTGCACGTATTCCTTTGTACTGTCTTTACTCAAATTGGAACACGTTCCAACAATTGCCTTGGAAGTGTGCAACTTACTACCCTGTTGAGGAAAGCTATGGTTGCTCTATCTTGTCTGCTTTTGCAGTCCGCTACTTGCGAAGCATTAAAGGCCGCAAAGCAACACACTTTAGAAATTTACTGAGTTATGTAAGTCCTTGGCATTGTTTGGTCTGCTGCCGTGGATATGGCAAAGGTGATTTACCAAGTCGGGTTTTTAGATATTGGAGAGAATTTATCCTAGAAGTTGAGGAGGCAATTTTTGAAGAGCTTACCCCAAGCGTTCGTCGGGAGTTAAATGGCGAATTAGACGGCTATCGGCAAATTTACAACGAAATTGAACTAACGGAGGAACCACCGAGTTATGTTCGCTCGCTGCTCAATAATGAGTTAGAAGAGCAACCCGATCCAAATTTACGAACGCTTACAATCTTTAAAGAACGAGGCGAACCCGTATAA